One genomic region from Scomber scombrus chromosome 19, fScoSco1.1, whole genome shotgun sequence encodes:
- the LOC134000727 gene encoding ras-related protein Rab-15-like yields MAKQYDFLFRLLMLGDSGVGKTCMLRRFTESEFDPSHISTIGVDFKMKTLEIDGVKVRVQIWDTAGQERYQTITKQYYRRAQGIIFVYDITNEPSFLHIAKWISDVEEYASDKVQRILVGNKSDEEPMRRVTKTEGSKLAGRYGMDFFETSASSSSNICESFTHVTELVLQDHKRDVDNLLGSLDDYLDKVTLEEEKGRQDNEENSQKTCAC; encoded by the exons ATGGCTAAACAATACGACTTCTTGTTCAGGTTACTAATGCTGGGAGACTCCGGCGTTGGAAAGACTTGCATGCTGCGCAGGTTCACGGAGAGCGAGTTTGACCCGTCACATATTTCCACCATCG gagttgattttaaaatgaaaacactagAAATTGATGGAGTCAAGGTGCGTGTACAGATATG GGACACAGCTGGTCAGGAACGTTATCAGACCATTACCAAGCAGTACTACAGACGTGCACAG GGTATCATCTTTGTTTACGACATCACAAATGAGCCATCGTTTCTGCACATAGCAAAGTGGATCAGCGATGTGGAAGAA TACGCCTCTGACAAGGTGCAGAGGATCTTAGTAGGAAACAAATCTGATGAGGAACCCATGAGGCGGGTGACGAAAACAGAAGGAAGCAAG TTAGCAGGACGCTATGGAATGGACTTCTTTGAGACCAGTGCTTCGTCCAGCAGTAATATCTGTGAG tCATTCACCCATGTGACAGAACTGGTGCTGCAGGATCACAAGAGAGACGTGGACAACTTGTTGGGCTCTCTGGATGATTATCTGGATAAAGTGacactggaggaggagaagggcaGACAAGATAATGAGGAGAACAGTCAGAAGACCTGCGCATGTTAG